A genomic window from Streptomyces sp. 846.5 includes:
- a CDS encoding TldD/PmbA family protein has protein sequence MTDTSPSLDPTFLALPLRALAAAALARAGELGASHADFRLERVRSASWRLRDARPAGTSDTLQLGFAVRVVLGGAWGFAAGVDLTPSAAARVAEQAVAMARLSAGIGAASGTEDLVELAEEPVYPDATWVSSYEVNPFEVSDAEKTALLADWSSRLLGAEGVSHVTASLLAVQENKFYADSAGTVTTQQRIRLNPELEAVSVDDATGAFDSMRTLAPPVGRGWEYLQGKGWDWEYELAELPVLLAEKMKAPSVEAGRYDLVIDPTNLWLTIHESIGHATELDRALGYEAAYAGTSFATFDKLGSLRYGSDVMHVTGDRTAEHGLSTIGYDDEGVRTQSWDLVKDGTLVGYQLDRRMARLKGLGRSNGCAFADSPGHVPVQRMANVSLRPAADGPDTAGLIAGVEDGIYIAGDRSWSIDMQRYNFQFTGQRAYRIRGGRLAGQVKDFAYQATTTDFWGSMEAVGGPQTYRLGGAFNCGKAQPGQVAAVSHGCPSALFRSVNILNTQQEAGR, from the coding sequence ATGACGGACACATCACCGTCCCTCGATCCCACCTTCCTGGCGCTGCCGCTGCGCGCGCTGGCCGCCGCGGCGCTGGCGCGGGCCGGCGAGCTCGGTGCGAGCCACGCCGACTTCCGGCTGGAGCGGGTGCGCAGCGCGTCCTGGCGGCTGCGGGACGCGCGGCCGGCCGGGACCTCGGACACGCTGCAGCTCGGCTTCGCCGTGCGGGTGGTCCTGGGCGGCGCCTGGGGCTTCGCGGCCGGGGTGGACCTGACCCCGTCGGCCGCGGCGCGGGTCGCCGAGCAGGCCGTGGCGATGGCCAGGCTCTCGGCCGGCATCGGCGCCGCCTCCGGCACCGAGGACCTGGTGGAGCTGGCCGAGGAGCCGGTGTACCCGGACGCGACCTGGGTCTCCTCGTACGAGGTCAACCCCTTCGAGGTCTCGGACGCGGAGAAGACCGCGCTGCTCGCCGACTGGAGCAGCCGGCTGCTGGGCGCCGAGGGCGTGTCCCATGTGACGGCATCACTGCTGGCCGTGCAGGAGAACAAGTTCTACGCCGACAGCGCCGGGACGGTCACCACCCAGCAGCGGATCCGGCTGAACCCGGAGCTGGAGGCGGTCTCGGTGGACGACGCCACCGGCGCCTTCGACTCGATGCGGACCCTGGCTCCGCCGGTCGGCCGGGGCTGGGAGTACCTGCAGGGCAAGGGCTGGGACTGGGAGTACGAGCTGGCGGAGCTGCCGGTGCTGCTGGCCGAGAAGATGAAGGCGCCGAGCGTCGAGGCCGGGCGCTACGACCTGGTGATCGACCCGACCAACCTGTGGCTGACGATCCATGAGTCGATCGGCCACGCCACCGAGCTGGACCGGGCGCTGGGCTACGAGGCCGCCTACGCCGGGACCTCGTTCGCGACCTTCGACAAGCTCGGCAGCCTGCGCTACGGCTCCGACGTCATGCACGTCACCGGGGACCGCACCGCCGAACACGGCCTGTCCACCATCGGCTACGACGACGAGGGCGTGCGGACGCAGTCCTGGGACCTGGTCAAGGACGGCACCCTGGTCGGCTACCAGCTCGACCGGCGGATGGCGAGGCTCAAGGGCCTGGGCCGCTCCAACGGCTGCGCCTTCGCCGACTCCCCCGGCCATGTGCCGGTGCAGCGGATGGCGAACGTGTCGCTGCGGCCGGCCGCCGACGGCCCGGACACCGCCGGGCTGATCGCCGGCGTCGAGGACGGCATCTACATCGCCGGGGACCGCTCCTGGTCCATCGACATGCAGCGCTACAACTTCCAGTTCACCGGGCAGCGGGCCTACCGGATCCGGGGCGGACGGCTGGCCGGGCAGGTCAAGGACTTCGCCTACCAGGCCACCACCACCGACTTCTGGGGCTCGATGGAGGCCGTCGGCGGCCCGCAGACCTACCGGCTCGGCGGCGCCTTCAACTGCGGGAAGGCGCAGCCGGGCCAGGTCGCGGCGGTGTCGCACGGCTGCCCCTCGGCGCTGTTCCGCTCCGTCAACATTCTCAACACGCAGCAGGAAGCGGGTCGCTGA
- a CDS encoding metallopeptidase TldD-related protein — MSSPSELVERALELSRTDGCVVIADEESDANLRWAGNALTTNGVTRGRTLTVIATVDGSEGTASGVVSREAVTADELESLVRAAEAAAREAGPAEDAQPLVRPSGPASADFTAEPAETGVDVFAAFAPALGEAFARARKSGRLLYGFANHSVTSTYLGSSTGLRLRHDQPTGTVELNAKTADLSGSAWAGAATRDFTDVDPAALEEQLAQRLVWGERRIDLPAGRYETLLPPSALADLLIYLSWSAGGRDAAEGRTVFSKPGGGTRIGDRLARLPLTLRSDPAYPGLESAPFVITHSSGGDSSAFDNGLPIEPTDWIRDGELANLLTTRHSAGLTGLPVRPGPDNLIVDTGGTASMEEMVARTERGLLLTCLWYIREVDPATLLLTGLTRDGVYLVENGEVTGAVNNFRFNESPVDLLGRITEAGRTERCLPREWADWFTRAAMPPVRVADFNMSSVSQAS, encoded by the coding sequence ATGTCTTCTCCTTCGGAGCTGGTCGAGCGGGCGCTGGAACTCTCGCGCACCGACGGCTGCGTCGTCATCGCCGACGAGGAGTCCGACGCCAATCTGCGCTGGGCCGGGAACGCGCTGACCACCAACGGGGTGACCCGGGGCCGGACGCTGACCGTGATCGCCACGGTGGACGGCAGCGAGGGCACCGCCTCGGGGGTGGTCTCCCGCGAGGCGGTGACCGCGGACGAGCTGGAGTCGCTGGTGCGGGCGGCCGAGGCGGCGGCCCGCGAGGCGGGCCCGGCCGAGGACGCCCAGCCGCTGGTGCGGCCGAGCGGTCCGGCCTCGGCCGACTTCACCGCGGAGCCCGCCGAGACCGGCGTGGACGTCTTCGCGGCCTTCGCCCCGGCGCTGGGCGAGGCCTTCGCGCGGGCGCGCAAGAGCGGCCGGCTGCTGTACGGCTTCGCCAACCACTCGGTCACCTCGACCTACCTGGGCAGCTCCACCGGCCTGCGGCTGCGGCACGACCAGCCGACCGGCACGGTCGAGCTCAACGCCAAGACCGCGGACCTGTCCGGCTCGGCCTGGGCCGGCGCGGCCACCCGGGACTTCACCGACGTGGACCCGGCCGCGTTGGAGGAGCAGCTGGCCCAGCGGCTGGTCTGGGGCGAGCGCCGCATCGACCTGCCGGCCGGACGCTACGAGACGCTGCTGCCGCCCTCGGCCCTGGCCGATCTGCTGATCTACCTGAGCTGGTCGGCCGGCGGCCGGGACGCGGCGGAGGGCCGTACCGTCTTCTCCAAGCCGGGCGGAGGAACCAGGATCGGCGACCGACTGGCCCGGCTGCCGCTGACGCTGCGCAGCGACCCGGCCTACCCGGGCCTGGAGTCGGCCCCGTTCGTGATCACCCACTCCTCCGGCGGGGACTCCTCGGCCTTCGACAACGGGCTGCCGATCGAGCCGACGGACTGGATCAGGGACGGCGAGCTGGCCAACCTGCTGACGACCCGTCACTCGGCGGGCCTGACCGGGCTGCCGGTGCGTCCCGGTCCTGACAACCTCATCGTCGATACCGGCGGCACCGCCTCGATGGAGGAGATGGTCGCCCGCACCGAGCGCGGGCTGCTGCTGACCTGCCTCTGGTACATCCGCGAGGTGGACCCGGCGACGCTGCTGCTCACCGGGCTCACCCGGGACGGCGTCTATCTGGTGGAGAACGGCGAGGTCACCGGTGCGGTCAACAACTTCCGCTTCAACGAGTCGCCGGTGGACCTGCTGGGCCGGATCACCGAGGCCGGACGGACCGAGCGCTGCCTGCCGCGCGAGTGGGCCGACTGGTTCACCCGGGCCGCGATGCCGCCGGTCCGGGTGGCCGACTTCAACATGAGTTCGGTGAGCCAGGCGTCCTGA
- the fabG gene encoding 3-oxoacyl-[acyl-carrier-protein] reductase yields the protein MSRSVLVTGGNRGIGLAIARAFAEAGDKVAVTYRSGEPPEGLFGVKCDITDAEQVDQAFKEVEAEHGPVEVLIANAGVTKDVLLLRMTEEDFTSVLDTNLTGAFRVVKRATKLMMRARKGRVVLISSVVGLTGSPGQANYAASKAGLVGFARSLARELGPRNITVNVVAPGFVDTDMTSVLSDERRAEIVAGVPLGRYADPSEIASTVRFLSSDEAAYITGAVIPVDGGLGMGH from the coding sequence TTGAGCCGCTCGGTTCTCGTCACCGGAGGCAACCGGGGCATCGGCCTCGCCATCGCCCGAGCCTTCGCCGAGGCGGGCGACAAGGTCGCCGTCACCTACCGCTCCGGTGAACCCCCGGAGGGCCTCTTCGGGGTCAAGTGCGACATCACCGACGCCGAGCAGGTCGACCAGGCGTTCAAGGAGGTCGAGGCGGAGCACGGCCCCGTCGAGGTCCTGATCGCCAACGCCGGCGTCACCAAGGACGTGCTGCTGCTGCGCATGACCGAGGAGGACTTCACCTCGGTCCTGGACACCAACCTGACCGGCGCGTTCCGCGTCGTGAAGCGCGCCACCAAGCTGATGATGCGGGCCCGCAAGGGCCGTGTCGTGCTGATCTCCTCGGTCGTCGGCCTGACAGGATCTCCGGGCCAGGCCAACTACGCCGCCTCCAAGGCCGGCCTGGTCGGCTTCGCCCGCTCGCTGGCGCGCGAGCTGGGCCCGCGCAACATCACCGTCAATGTGGTCGCCCCCGGGTTTGTCGACACCGACATGACCTCGGTGCTCAGCGACGAGCGCCGGGCCGAGATCGTCGCGGGCGTGCCGCTGGGCCGTTACGCGGATCCGTCCGAGATCGCGTCCACCGTCCGCTTCCTCTCCTCCGACGAGGCCGCGTACATCACCGGAGCCGTCATTCCCGTCGACGGCGGATTGGGCATGGGTCACTGA
- a CDS encoding DEDDh family exonuclease, whose amino-acid sequence MEPTRLDDIDAHPYPRGGWAVVDVETTGLGRTDRIVSVGVYRLDPRGEVLDHWYTPVNPERDPGPVWIHGLTSEHLEGAPTFPEIAEPLAEQLSGRVLVAHNALFDWSMISREYARMGGRAPVEQRLCTIVLARDLRLPLANHRLGTLAGHFGVIPRQAHHALDDARVLAEVFRPSLRMAVAAGLPLPFQPCVAPALVDHLADDADASPSNRSSVRTGGWSPYRPARRRPACPYPNPGRWAPEQPLVQGMRVAISGDTATDRELLEERLTEAGLHVASSVSSRTSLLVTNEPGGWTTKARRAREVGTPVVDEAAFLHLLQAVVPQQRQG is encoded by the coding sequence ATGGAACCGACCCGCCTGGACGACATCGACGCGCACCCCTATCCCCGGGGCGGCTGGGCCGTGGTGGACGTCGAGACGACCGGCCTGGGCCGCACCGACCGGATCGTGTCGGTGGGTGTGTACCGGCTCGACCCGCGCGGCGAGGTGCTGGACCACTGGTACACCCCGGTCAACCCCGAGCGCGATCCCGGTCCGGTCTGGATCCATGGTCTGACCAGCGAACACCTGGAGGGCGCCCCCACCTTCCCGGAGATCGCCGAGCCGCTGGCGGAGCAGCTCTCCGGACGGGTGCTGGTCGCGCACAACGCGCTCTTCGACTGGTCGATGATCTCCCGCGAGTACGCCCGGATGGGTGGCCGGGCCCCGGTCGAGCAGCGGCTGTGCACCATCGTGCTGGCCCGGGACCTGCGACTGCCGCTGGCCAACCACCGCCTGGGCACCCTGGCCGGGCACTTCGGGGTGATCCCCCGTCAGGCGCACCACGCGCTGGACGACGCCCGGGTGCTGGCCGAGGTGTTCCGGCCGAGCCTGCGGATGGCCGTGGCGGCGGGGCTGCCGCTGCCGTTCCAGCCGTGCGTGGCGCCCGCGCTGGTGGACCACCTCGCGGACGACGCCGACGCCTCCCCCTCCAACCGCAGCTCCGTTCGCACCGGCGGCTGGAGCCCCTACCGCCCCGCGCGCCGGCGCCCGGCCTGCCCGTACCCGAATCCCGGGCGCTGGGCGCCGGAGCAGCCGCTGGTGCAGGGGATGCGGGTGGCGATCAGCGGCGACACCGCCACCGACCGCGAACTGCTGGAGGAACGGCTGACCGAGGCCGGCCTGCATGTGGCGAGTTCGGTCAGCAGCAGGACCAGCCTGCTGGTCACCAACGAGCCGGGCGGCTGGACCACCAAGGCGCGGCGCGCCCGCGAGGTCGGCACGCCGGTGGTGGACGAGGCCGCCTTCCTGCACCTGCTGCAGGCCGTCGTGCCGCAGCAGCGCCAGGGCTGA
- a CDS encoding DUF3099 domain-containing protein: MGKSKGKVEVVRITGARSSLTEDVRGRQRRYMIAMAVRTLCVILAVVLWKESRIVAIIALVGGIFIPYLAVVVANAGRENSPNMPDTFIGHQPQPMLEPGAAAPAPTPTAAPPAS; this comes from the coding sequence ATGGGGAAGTCCAAGGGCAAGGTCGAGGTCGTACGGATCACCGGGGCTCGTTCGAGCCTCACCGAGGACGTGCGCGGGCGGCAGCGTCGCTACATGATCGCCATGGCGGTGCGCACGCTCTGCGTGATCCTGGCCGTGGTGCTCTGGAAGGAGTCCCGGATCGTCGCGATCATCGCGCTGGTCGGCGGGATATTCATCCCCTACCTCGCCGTGGTGGTCGCCAACGCCGGTCGTGAGAACTCCCCCAACATGCCGGACACCTTCATCGGCCACCAGCCGCAGCCGATGCTGGAACCGGGCGCTGCCGCGCCGGCGCCGACCCCGACCGCGGCGCCGCCGGCGAGCTGA
- a CDS encoding SURF1 family protein, translating into MLRILLTRRWVILTLVFFVLIPVMYLLGMWQFHRYQQTNVGNRLISQNLSAGPVPIGTLTRPGATVPGSERYRKVMATGHYDTAHQFVVRHRTDAAGDTIGFYVVTPLITADGDAVLVNRGWVTAGNTTGDQYPTVPGAPSGTVTVSGLLQPDETTAVSGIRDVKGLPDRQFMLINSLEQAGHQPEPVLAGYLQLVGTSPTAPAGDSAELVPLPNNSDSSSMAVVGKGVHLPYAVQWWLFALLIPIAWGALLRREIKDRERKAVVAEKKAAFLAAQQAKADTPGESVGAPAGATGE; encoded by the coding sequence GTGCTCCGCATCCTGCTGACCCGGCGCTGGGTGATCCTGACCCTGGTCTTCTTCGTGCTGATCCCGGTGATGTACCTGCTGGGCATGTGGCAGTTCCACCGCTACCAGCAGACCAACGTCGGCAACCGGCTGATCTCGCAGAACCTGTCGGCCGGGCCGGTCCCGATCGGGACACTGACCCGGCCCGGGGCCACCGTGCCCGGCAGCGAGCGGTACCGGAAGGTCATGGCGACCGGCCACTACGACACCGCGCACCAGTTCGTGGTGCGGCACCGCACCGACGCGGCCGGGGACACCATCGGCTTCTACGTGGTCACCCCGCTGATCACCGCCGACGGCGACGCGGTGCTGGTGAACCGGGGCTGGGTGACCGCGGGCAACACCACCGGCGACCAGTACCCCACGGTGCCCGGCGCCCCGTCCGGCACGGTCACCGTCAGCGGGCTGCTGCAGCCGGACGAGACCACGGCGGTCAGCGGCATCCGCGACGTCAAGGGGCTCCCCGACCGGCAGTTCATGCTGATCAACAGCCTCGAACAGGCCGGCCACCAGCCCGAACCGGTACTGGCCGGCTATCTGCAGCTGGTCGGCACCAGCCCGACCGCCCCGGCCGGCGACTCCGCCGAACTGGTGCCGCTGCCCAACAACAGCGACAGCAGCAGCATGGCGGTGGTCGGCAAGGGCGTGCACCTGCCGTACGCGGTCCAGTGGTGGCTGTTCGCGCTGCTGATCCCGATCGCCTGGGGCGCACTGCTGCGGCGGGAGATCAAGGACCGCGAACGCAAGGCCGTGGTCGCCGAGAAGAAGGCCGCCTTCCTGGCCGCCCAGCAAGCTAAAGCTGACACGCCCGGGGAGTCGGTTGGCGCCCCTGCCGGGGCGACCGGGGAGTAG
- a CDS encoding acyl-CoA dehydrogenase family protein, protein MPKSALDPRDPLGLDDLFDAEELAVRDTVRAWCADRVLPHIADWYERGELPDVRGLARELGSIGALGMHLEGYGCAGASAVQYGLACLELEAADSGLRSLVSVQGSLAMYAIHRWGSEEHRQQWLPGMAAGEIIGCFGLTEPDHGSDPASMRTRAKREGTDWVLDGRKMWITNGSVAGVAVVWAQTDDGIRGFVVPTDTPGFSAPEIKHKGSLRASVTSELVLDGVRLPAAAAFPEVRGLKGPLSCLNQARYGIVWGALGAARSCMEAAREYSIGREQFGRPIAGFQLTQAKLADMSLELNKGLLLALHLGRRMDAGTLRPEQVSYGKLNNVREAIEIARTARTILGANGISYEYPVMRHANNLESVLTYEGTVEMHQLVIGQALTGQAAFR, encoded by the coding sequence ATGCCCAAGAGCGCTCTCGATCCCCGCGACCCGCTGGGGCTGGACGACCTGTTCGACGCCGAGGAGCTGGCGGTGCGCGACACCGTCCGGGCCTGGTGCGCCGACCGGGTGCTGCCGCACATCGCGGACTGGTACGAGCGCGGTGAACTGCCGGACGTGCGCGGACTGGCCAGGGAGCTGGGCTCGATCGGGGCGCTGGGAATGCACCTGGAGGGCTACGGCTGCGCCGGGGCCTCCGCGGTCCAGTACGGGCTGGCCTGCCTGGAACTGGAGGCCGCGGACTCCGGGCTGCGCTCGCTGGTCTCGGTGCAGGGCTCGTTGGCGATGTACGCGATCCACCGCTGGGGCTCGGAGGAGCACCGGCAGCAGTGGCTGCCCGGCATGGCGGCGGGCGAGATCATCGGCTGCTTCGGCCTGACGGAGCCCGACCACGGCTCCGACCCGGCCTCGATGCGGACCCGCGCCAAGCGCGAGGGCACCGATTGGGTGCTCGACGGGCGCAAGATGTGGATCACCAATGGCTCGGTGGCCGGCGTCGCGGTGGTGTGGGCGCAGACCGACGACGGCATCCGGGGGTTCGTCGTCCCGACCGACACCCCTGGCTTCTCTGCGCCGGAGATCAAGCACAAGGGCTCGCTGCGGGCCTCGGTCACCAGCGAGCTGGTCCTGGACGGCGTCCGGCTGCCCGCAGCGGCCGCGTTCCCCGAGGTCCGCGGCCTGAAGGGGCCGCTGAGCTGCCTCAACCAGGCCCGCTACGGCATCGTCTGGGGTGCGCTGGGCGCGGCCCGCAGCTGCATGGAGGCCGCCCGCGAGTACAGCATCGGCCGTGAGCAGTTCGGCCGCCCGATCGCGGGTTTCCAGCTCACCCAGGCCAAGCTCGCCGACATGTCGCTGGAGCTCAACAAGGGGCTGCTGCTGGCCCTGCACCTGGGCCGGCGGATGGACGCCGGCACGCTGCGCCCCGAGCAGGTCAGTTACGGCAAGCTCAACAACGTCCGCGAGGCCATCGAGATCGCCCGCACCGCGCGCACCATCCTCGGCGCCAACGGGATCAGCTACGAGTACCCGGTGATGCGCCACGCCAACAACCTGGAGTCCGTCCTCACCTACGAGGGCACGGTGGAGATGCATCAGCTGGTCATTGGTCAGGCCCTGACCGGCCAGGCAGCGTTCCGTTAG
- a CDS encoding zinc-dependent alcohol dehydrogenase family protein, with amino-acid sequence MRATVIHGPHDIRIEEVPDAAIQKPTDAVVRTVLACICGSDLWAYRGVSAREPGQRIGHEFLGVVEAVGSEVRGFRPGDLVVAPFVWSDGVCEFCVEGLQTSCPHGGFWGSPGSDGGQGEAVRVPFADGTLVQLPQEAAADQHLLTALLALSDVMATGHHAAVAAGVGSGSTVAVVGDGAVGLCGVLAARRLGADRIIAMGRHESRTAIARTFGATDIVAERGEAAVAAVQELTGGVGAHAVLEAVGTEESMRTAISITRDGGAVGYVGVPHGGSAGVDIGQMFGRNVALRGGVAPARAYIPELLADVLNGTIDPSPVFDATVGLDGVPIGYKSMDERTALKVKITF; translated from the coding sequence ATGCGTGCCACCGTGATCCACGGCCCCCATGACATCCGGATCGAGGAGGTCCCCGACGCCGCGATACAGAAGCCCACGGACGCCGTTGTACGCACCGTCCTGGCCTGTATCTGCGGCAGCGACCTGTGGGCCTACCGCGGCGTCTCGGCGCGCGAGCCGGGGCAGCGGATCGGCCACGAGTTCCTCGGGGTGGTCGAGGCCGTGGGCTCCGAGGTGCGCGGCTTCAGGCCCGGTGACCTGGTCGTCGCCCCGTTCGTCTGGTCCGACGGCGTCTGCGAGTTCTGCGTCGAAGGCCTGCAGACCTCCTGCCCGCACGGCGGCTTCTGGGGCAGCCCCGGTTCGGACGGCGGCCAGGGCGAGGCGGTGCGGGTCCCCTTCGCCGACGGCACCCTGGTGCAGCTTCCCCAGGAGGCGGCCGCGGACCAGCACCTGCTGACCGCGCTGCTGGCGCTCTCCGACGTGATGGCGACCGGTCACCACGCCGCCGTGGCGGCCGGGGTGGGCTCGGGGTCGACGGTTGCCGTGGTCGGCGACGGCGCGGTGGGCCTGTGCGGGGTGCTTGCCGCCCGGCGCCTGGGCGCGGACCGGATCATCGCCATGGGCCGGCACGAGTCGCGCACCGCGATCGCCAGGACCTTCGGCGCCACCGACATCGTCGCGGAGCGCGGCGAGGCGGCCGTCGCCGCGGTGCAGGAGCTGACCGGCGGCGTCGGCGCGCACGCGGTGCTGGAGGCGGTGGGCACCGAGGAGTCGATGCGCACCGCGATCTCCATCACCCGCGACGGCGGCGCCGTCGGCTACGTCGGCGTGCCGCACGGCGGCAGCGCGGGCGTCGACATCGGCCAGATGTTCGGCCGCAATGTCGCCCTGCGCGGCGGCGTCGCCCCGGCCCGCGCCTACATCCCCGAGCTGCTCGCCGACGTCCTCAACGGCACCATCGACCCCTCCCCGGTCTTCGACGCCACCGTCGGCCTGGACGGCGTCCCGATCGGCTACAAGTCCATGGACGAGCGCACCGCCCTCAAGGTCAAGATCACCTTCTGA
- the moaA gene encoding GTP 3',8-cyclase MoaA yields the protein MLIDTFGRRAVDLRVSLTDRCNLRCTYCMPEQGLQWLPKPQLLTDAEVVRLVRLAVTALGVTEVRFTGGEPLLRPGLVGIVAACAALEPRPELSLTTNGIGLARTAAALREAGLDRVNVSLDTLDRETFHTLTRRDRLDDVVAGLAAAEAAGLSPVKINTVLMRGVNDHEAADLLDWCLDHGYELRFIEQMPLDAQHGWDRTDMVTAEEILARLGERFALTPEPDGRRGAAPAERWLVDGRTGPDGRPARVGVIASVTRPFCRACDRTRLTADGQIRNCLFATEETDLRAALRDGSGDEVVAELWRKAMWGKKAGAGIDDPSFHQPDRPMSAIGG from the coding sequence ATGTTGATCGACACATTCGGGCGCCGCGCAGTCGATCTGCGCGTGTCGCTGACCGATCGCTGCAATCTCCGCTGCACCTACTGCATGCCCGAACAGGGCCTGCAGTGGCTGCCCAAGCCCCAGCTGCTGACCGACGCCGAGGTGGTGCGCCTGGTGCGCCTGGCCGTCACCGCGCTCGGGGTGACCGAGGTCCGCTTCACCGGCGGCGAGCCGCTGCTGCGGCCCGGCCTGGTCGGCATCGTCGCCGCCTGCGCGGCCCTGGAACCGCGCCCCGAACTGTCGCTCACCACCAACGGCATCGGCCTGGCCCGTACCGCCGCCGCCCTGCGCGAGGCCGGTCTCGACCGGGTCAATGTCTCCCTGGACACCCTGGACCGGGAGACCTTCCACACCCTCACCCGCCGCGACCGCCTGGACGACGTGGTGGCCGGCCTGGCCGCCGCCGAGGCGGCGGGCCTGAGCCCGGTGAAGATCAATACCGTGCTGATGCGGGGCGTCAACGACCACGAGGCCGCCGACCTGCTCGACTGGTGCCTGGACCACGGCTATGAGCTGCGCTTCATCGAACAGATGCCGCTGGATGCCCAGCACGGCTGGGACCGCACCGACATGGTCACCGCCGAGGAGATCCTCGCCCGCCTCGGCGAGCGCTTCGCGCTGACCCCCGAACCGGACGGACGACGCGGCGCGGCCCCCGCCGAACGCTGGCTGGTCGACGGCCGGACCGGGCCGGACGGCCGCCCGGCCCGGGTCGGCGTGATCGCCAGCGTCACCCGCCCGTTCTGCCGGGCCTGCGACCGGACCCGGCTCACCGCCGACGGCCAGATCCGCAACTGCCTCTTCGCGACCGAGGAGACCGACCTGCGCGCCGCCCTGCGCGACGGCTCCGGCGACGAGGTCGTCGCCGAGTTGTGGCGCAAGGCGATGTGGGGCAAGAAGGCCGGCGCCGGCATCGACGACCCCTCGTTCCACCAGCCGGACCGACCCATGTCCGCCATCGGCGGCTGA